A DNA window from Lutra lutra chromosome 8, mLutLut1.2, whole genome shotgun sequence contains the following coding sequences:
- the LDHB gene encoding L-lactate dehydrogenase B chain encodes MATLKEKLIAPVAEEEAAVPNNKITVVGVGQVGMACAISILGKSLADELALVDVLEDKLKGEMMDLQHGSLFLQTPKIVADKDYSVTANSKIVVVTAGVRQQEGESRLNLVQRNVNVFKFIIPQIVKYSPDCIIIVVSNPVDILTYVTWKLSGLPKHRVIGSGCNLDSARFRYLMAEKLGIHPSSCHGWILGEHGDSSVAVWSGVNVAGVSLQELNPDMGTDNDSENWKEVHKMVVESAYEVIKLKGYTNWAIGLSVADLIESMLKNLSRIHPVSTMVKGMYGIENEVFLSLPCILNARGLTSVINQKLKDDEVAQLKKSADTLWDIQKDLKDL; translated from the exons ATGGCAACTCTTAAGGAAAAACTGATTGCACCAGTTGCAGAAGAAGAGGCAGCCGTCCCAAACAATAAGATTACTGTAGTGGGTGTTGGACAAGTTGGTATGGCCTGTGCCATCAGCATTCTGGGAAAG TCCCTGGCTGATGAACTTGCCCTTGTGGATGTTTTGGAAGATAAACTCAAAGGAGAAATGATGGATCTGCAGCATGGGAGCTTATTTCTTCAGACACCTAAAATAGTGGCAGATAAAG ATTACTCTGTGACTGCCAATTCTAAGATTGTGGTGGTGACTGCGGGAGTCCgccagcaggagggagagagccgGCTCAATCTGGTGCAGAGGAATGTTAATGTCTTCAAATTCATTATTCCGCAGATAGTCAAGTACAGTCCTGATTGTATCATAATTGTGGTTTCCAACCCAG TGGATATTCTCACATATGTTACCTGGAAACTAAGTGGACTACCCAAGCACCGTGTGATCGGAAGTGGGTGTAATCTGGATTCTGCAAGATTTCGCTATCTTATGGCTGAAAAACTTGGCATTCATCCCAGCAGCTGCCATGGATGGATTTTGGGAGAACATGGTGATTCAAGTG TGGCTGTGTGGAGTGGAGTTAATGTGGCAGGTGTTTCTCTTCAGGAACTGAATCCAGATATGGGAACAGACAATGACAGTGAAAATTGGAAGGAAGTGCATAAAATGGTGGTGGAAAG tgCCTATGAAGTCATCAAGCTAAAAGGATATACCAACTGGGCTATTGGATTAAGTGTGGCTGATCTCATTGAGTCCATGTTGAAAAATCTATCCAGGATTCATCCAGTGTCAACAATGGTGAAG GGGATGTATGGCATTGAGAACGAAGTCTTCCTGAGCCTTCCTTGTATCCTGAACGCTCGGGGCTTAACCAGTGTGATCAACCAGAAGCTGAAAGATGATGAGGTTGCCCAGCTCAAGAAAAGTGCAGATACCTTGTGGGACATCCAGAAAGACCTAAAAGATCTGTGA